In Solanum pennellii chromosome 7, SPENNV200, the following are encoded in one genomic region:
- the LOC107026151 gene encoding cytochrome P450 CYP72A219-like → MEYLSLVGVEMIATICVAILLVIYTWKMLNCAWFRPKKVEKYLRKSGLKGNPYKLLYGDLKELTNKLNEAKSKPISFSGDVPQRLIPFFCDSINKNGKNSFAWLGPKPIVFITEPSLIKKIFEKHYVYHKNKHSNPFAKLLVQGLVTLEEQKWAKHRKIINPAFHFEKLKHMVPAFYQSCSEMLRKWEEAVPKETSVELDVWPHFQLMTGDVISRTAFGSSYEEGRIVFELQKEQAEYVMEQIFSIYIPGSRFLPSKKKKRMVEIEKEIQTTIRRIIEKRLMTMKAGETSNNNEDLLGILLESNTKEIEQHGNKDFGMTTTEVIDECKLFYFAGQDTTSVLLVWTMILLCQHPEWQVRAREEVLNVFGNEKPDFEGLSRLKIVTMILYETLRLFPPALLYGRTNKDEVKLGELSLPAEVLLIIPAILVHYNKELWGEDAKEFKPERFSEGVSKATNGQVSFIPFGWGPRICIGQNFVMMEAKMTIAMILQKFSFELSPSYTHAPVAVVSIHPQYGAPLLMRNL, encoded by the exons ATGGAGTACTTATCACTTGTGGGAGTAGAGATGATAGCAACAATTTGTGTTGCAATTTTGTTAGTAATATACACATGGAAAATGTTGAATTGCGCATGGTTTAGGCCAAAGAAAGTTGAGAAATACTTAAGAAAAAGTGGTCTTAAGGGAAATCCATACAAATTACTCTATGGAGATTTGAAGGAACTCACAAATAAACTCAATGAAGCCAAATCTAAGCCTATCAGTTTCTCTGGTGATGTACCTCAAAGGCTCATCCCTTTTTTCTGTGACTCCATCAACAAAAATG GTAAAAATTCTTTTGCCTGGCTAGGCCCCAAGCCTATAGTATTCATCACAGAACCTTCacttataaagaaaattttcgAAAAACATTATGTATATCACAAGAATAAGCATTCTAATCCATTCGCGAAGTTATTGGTTCAAGGTCTCGTTACCCTAGAGGAACAGAAATGGGCTAAgcatagaaaaatcatcaatcccGCCTTCCATTTTGAGAAACTAAAG CATATGGTTCCAGCATTTTATCAGAGTTGTAGCGAAATGCTAAGGAAATGGGAGGAGGCTGTTCCAAAGGAAACATCAGTCGAGCTCGATGTATGGCCACATTTTCAACTAATGACCGGTGATGTCATTTCTCGAACTGCATTTGGGAGTAGCTATGAAGAAGGGAGAATCgtatttgaacttcaaaaagaACAAGCTGAGTATGTAATGGAACAAATTTTTTCGATTTATATACCAGGGTCGAG GTTCTTGCCtagtaagaagaagaaaagaatggTGGAAATCGAAAAGGAAATACAAACGACAATTAGGCGTATCATTGAGAAAAGATTGATGACGATGAAAGCAGGGGAGACTAGTAATAATAATGAAGATTTATTAGGCatattacttgaatccaataCGAAAGAAATTGAACAACATGGAAACAAAGATTTCGGAATGACGACAACAGAAGTAATCGACGAGTGCAAATTATTCTATTTTGCTGGGCAAGATACCACTTCAGTGTTGCTCGTATGGACGATGATTTTACTGTGCCAACATCCAGAGTGGCAAGTACGTGCCAGAGAGGAGGTTTTGAATGTATTCGGAAATGAAAAACCAGATTTTGAAGGACTAAGTCGCCTCAAAATT GTGACAATGATCTTGTACGAGACGTTAAGGCTGTTCCCCCCAGCACTGTTATATGGTAGAACGAACAAAGATGAAGTCAAATTGGGTGAGCTGAGTCTGCCAGCTGAAGTACTACTCATTATACCCGCAATCTTAGTACATTATAACAAGGAATTATGGGGTGAAGACGCGAAGGAATTCAAACCAGAAAGATTCAGTGAAGGAGTGTCAAAGGCAACAAACGGACAAGTCTCGTTTATTCCATTTGGTTGGGGACCCCGAATTTGCATCGGACAAAACTTTGTAATGATGGAAGCAAAGATGACAATAGCAATGATACTACAAAAGTTCTCCTTTGAACTCTCTCCATCATATACACATGCTCCAGTTGCAGTAGTGTCTATTCATCCTCAGTATGGTGCTCCTCTGCTTATGCGCAACCTTTAA
- the LOC107026285 gene encoding cytochrome P450 CYP72A219-like isoform X2: MEMLSNIIATICVAILLIYTWKVLNWAWFRPKKLEKYFIQNGLKGNPYKLLYGDLNELRKSIIQAKSKPINFSDDIAQRLIPFFLDSINKNGKSSFMWLGPYPVILITDPEHLKEIFTKNYVYLKQTHPNPMTKLLAQGLANIEGDKWAKHRKIINPVFHVEKLKHMLPAFYMSCSEMLSKWEEIVPPGTSFELDVWPDLQIMTSEVISRTAFGSSYEEGRTVFELQKEQAEYVIEKGQSIYIPGSRFLPTKRNKRMLEIEKEIQTTIRCIIDKRLRAMEAGETSKDDLLGILLESNLKEIELHGKKDFGMTISDVVDECKLFYFAGQETTSVLLVWTMILMCLHPEWQERAREEVLQIFGNNKPDLEGLNRLKIVTMILYETLRLFPPLPIFGRRTEEEVKLRELNLPAGVLLIIPTILVHYDKEIWGEDAKEFKPERFSEGVSKATKGQVSFIPFSWGPRVCIGQNFAMMEAKMAIAMILQRFSFELSPSYTHAPFAVVTIHPQYGAPLLMHKL, from the exons ATGGAGATGTTGAGCAACATAATAGCAACAATATGTGttgcaattttattaatttatacatGGAAAGTGTTGAATTGGGCATGGTTTAGACCAAAGAAATTGGAGAAATACTTTATACAAAATGGTCTAAAAGGAAATCCATACAAATTACTCTATGGAGATTTGAATGAACTCAGAAAAAGTATAATACAAGCCAAATCTAAGCCTATCAATTTCTCTGATGATATAGCTCAAAGACTCATCCCTTTTTTCCTTGACTCCATCAACAAAAATG GTAAAAGTTCTTTTATGTGGCTAGGCCCATATCCAGTTATATTGATCACAGATCCTGAACATTTAAAGGAGATTTTCACTAAGAATTATGTGTATCTAAAGCAAACTCATCCCAATCCAATGACCAAATTATTGGCTCAAGGTCTAGCAAACATTGAGGGAGACAAATGGGCCAAacatagaaaaatcatcaatcccGTCTTCCACGTCGAGAAGTTAAAG CATATGCTGCCGGCATTTTATATGAGTTGTAGTGAAATGCTAAGCAAATGGGAGGAAATTGTTCCACCGGGAACATCATTCGAACTCGATGTATGGCCAGACCTTCAAATAATGACTAGTGAAGTCATATCTCGTACAGCATTTGGGAGTAGCTATGAAGAAGGAAGAACGGTATTTGAACTTCAGAAAGAACAAGCTGAGTATGTAATCGAAAAAGGACAATCAATTTATATACCAGGATCAAG GTTCTTGCCTACTAAAAGGAACAAAAGAATGCTGGAAATCGAAAAGGAAATTCAAACCACAATTAGGTGTATCATTGACAAAAGATTGAGGGCAATGGAAGCAGGGGAGACCAGTAAAGATGACCTATTGGGCATATTACTCGAATCCAATTTGAAAGAAATCGAACTTCATGGTAAAAAAGATTTTGGAATGACTATATCAGATGTGGTAGACGAGTGcaaactattttattttgctGGACAAGAGACAACTTCAGTGTTACTCGTATGGACAATGATTTTGATGTGCTTACATCCAGAGTGGCAAGAACGTGCCAGAGAGGAGGTGTTGCAGATCTTTGGAAATAATAAACCAGATTTGGAAGGACTAAATCGCTTGAAAATT GTAACAATGATCTTGTACGAGACGTTAAGGCTATTCCCTCCATTGCCAATATTTGGTAGAAGGACTGAAGAGGAAGTGAAATTGAGGGAGCTAAATCTACCAGCTGGAGTGCTACTTATTATACCCACAATCCTAGTACATTATGATAAGGAGATATGGGGTGAAGACGCGAAGGAATTCAAACCAGAGAGATTCAGCGAAGGAGTGTCAAAGGCAACCAAAGGACAAGTCTCATTTATCCCATTTAGCTGGGGACCGCGTGTTTGCATCGGACAAAACTTTGCAATGATGGAAGCGAAAATGGCGATAGCAATGATACTACAAAGGTTCTCCTTTGAACTCTCACCATCATATACACATGCTCCATTTGCAGTAGTGACTATTCATCCTCAGTATGGTGCTCCTCTGCTTATGCACAAACTCTAA